The Streptomyces sp. HUAS MG91 sequence CACGTCGCCGGGTGCATTCTGCACAGCGACCGCGGATCGCAGGACGGATTCAACTGATCGTCGCAACACCTTGATCGGAAGGTGAAGCGATGGGTGCTGTGGAACGGCACAAGCAGGTACGGGCGTATCGGGGGTTGATGCCGTCGCCGGGCGGACCGTCGGTGGCCTGGCGCGAGGACAGGGTCAGGTTCTGGACGGCGATCGCTCGGGGTGCCAAGACCGAGGTTGCGTGCAGTGCTGCCGGGGTGTCCGGGCCGGTGGGATTCCGCTGGTTCCGGCACGCTGGCGGCGTGAATCCGTGTCTTGCTGATGAGGTGTCCGGGCGCTACGTGTCGTTCTCCGAACGGGAGGACATCGCTGTCTGGCATGCCCAGGGCGCCGGCGTCCGCGAGATCGCCCGCAGGCTCGGGCGGGCGCCGTCGACGGTCTCTCGTGAGCTGCGGCGCAATGCCTCCACCCGTACCTACACGCTGGACTACCGGGCCTCGACCGCGCAGTGGCACGCTGAACGCCGGGCCCGGCGCCCGAAGACAGCCAAGCTCGTGGGCAATGCGAGGCTGCGAGCCTATGTCCAGGCCCGCCTGGCGGGGGACGTGACCGACGCCGGAGGCAACCGTGTCGGCCCCGAGGGCCCGGCCTGGAAGGGGCGCAACAAGCCGCACCGCGGGGACAGAGGCTGGGTGACAGCATGGAGCCCGGAGCAGATCGCGCGACGCCTGCCCATCGAGTTCCCCGACGACGAGGACATGCGCATCAGCCACGAGGCGATCTACCAGGCGCTCTACGTCGAGGGACGTGGTGCGCTGAAACGCGAGCTGGTGGCCTGCCTGCGCACCGGACGGGCGCTGCGTGTTCCCCGGGCACGCAGCAGGCAGAAGGCGTGGGCCCACGTCACCGACAAGGTCCTCCTCAGCGAGCGTCCCGCCGAGGCCGAGGACCGTGCCGTTCCCGGGCATTGGGAGGGCGACCTCATCATCGGGCTGAAGCGCTCGGCGATCGGGACCCTCGTCGAGCGCACCACCAGGTTCACCATGCTGGTCCACCTGCCGCGTGAGGAGGGCTACGGCGTGATCCCGCGAGCGAAGAACGGCCCTGCCCTGGCCGGATACGGTGCCATCACGATGAAGGACGCCCTGGCCAGGACGATGACCACGCTGCCTGAGCTGCTCCTGCGGTCTCGCACCTGGGACCGCGGCAAGGAGCTGTCCGCACACGCCGCTTTCACGGTCGAGACCGGTATCCCTGTCTACTTCGCCGACCCCCACAGCCCCTGGCAACGCGGGACCAACGAGAACACCAACGGCCTGCTGCGTCAGTACTTCCCCAAGGGCACCGACTTGTCCCGCTGGAACAACGAAGAACTCGAGGCCGTTGCGGCCGTCTTCAACAACCGGCCCCGGAAAACCCTCGGGTGGCAAACCCCGGCTGAAGTGTTCACCAAGCAGCTACGATCGCTCCCACCAGCCAGCGTTGCGACGACCGATTGAATCCGTCCAGTTCCGGTCCCGGAAATACGTCCAGGCGCTCGACCGACACCGGATCACCGGCTCGATAGGGAGGGTCGGGGCGGCAGGCGACAACGCGGCCATGGAGTCCTTCTTCAGCCTGCTGCAGAAGAACGTCCTCGACCGCCGGCAGTGGGCCACCCGTGAAGAACTGCGGATCGCGATCGTGACCTGGATCGAGAGGACCTACCACCGACGCCGCAGACAAGCCTCCCTCGGCCGGCTCACACCCGTCGAGTTCGAGACCGTCATGACCACACCGGCCCTCCGGACCGCGTGACCACACCTGTCACCCAACCGTGCATCAGACCCTCCCTGCCTCGTGGCAGGCCGCTGGCACTTGGTGGCGGCGGTCGCGTTGACGTGCTCGGGGAAGGGCGCCGAACACCCTCAATCAGGTGAATGGTCAGATCCAACTCATGACGGCTCGTCCTGCCAGGCAATCCTGATGTGATCAGCATCCTGACCAGGAGGAACGTTGAGGAGAACGATCGCTATCGCCGCTGCTCTCGCCTCGCTCGGCCTTGCTGGCCTTCCAACCGCCGCGGACGCGCGGGAGACCTGGAACACTCACGAGAAATGTGTACAGACGGACTGGGACGGCCGCCGCATCCCCACGCGAACTGGTAACTCGGAGTTGGGGTGGAACCACTTCTCCCGGCCACACAACATCACGTCGTGCAAGCTCATCAAGGCCGCGCTTAACGGCAAGCCGGACAAGAAGTCCGACCAGCAGCGCAATCTCGAGTACTGGGGTTCGGCCATCCATAACGGGCGCCAGGTCGACTTCGTAGTCAAGGTGCGCTACGCAAAGGAGACCGACGACGGTCGGTACACCGCGCCGGGCACGAAAGGGAAGATCGGTGTGATCACCGCCTACTGCAGAGGGGTGCAGAAGTGCCCGTCATGGGTCAACAACTAGGGGCCGTCTCTTCAGAGGCTCTCGCCCGGACCCAGTGCGCCGTCGCGGTCGCACTGTGGCACTACACCGCCACACCAGTGGCCAAGCCGTACTACGTGCGCGGGTGCATCCCCGACCAAGATGAGCCGAGCGTGACTGTCGCCTTGTGGACCGGGCCTGAAGCACGTGAGAAGAGGAACCTCTTCCTGTCTATCCCGCTGGTATCTGGCGGGGTGCCTCTCTCGGCGACGCAGGTCATGGTGGGGCTGCTGCGTTTGGGCCGGGGCACGCACATGTTCGGTTTCACCGGCCGAAGATTCGACGGCAAGCGCGTCCTCGATGGCAGTTCACTGGTCGAGGATGTCAGGGCTGCTTCGCCTCTGAAAGAAACCAGGGAACCGCAGATGCCTCGGGGCTTCTATTTCGAACGGCCTGGACAGGTGAGGAAGTACTGAGCGTTTTCCAACCTCGGCTTGAGCTGGGGCCGCTGCTCGCACTGGAGCCGATGGCCCGGTCGGCCGATGTGGCGGACCGGCTATGGATCGTCGACGGCATCCCGGTTCCGGTCCGCGACCGGCACGCCGGTTCCTCCTCACGCAACTACCGGTTTCCGGCGAACGTGCAGGTCGTCGTGGCTGCCGACACCCGCCTGGTGATCGCCGCCGCCCGGCCGGTGCCGGGCACCACCGCGGACGCGCACGCCTGGCGGGCCTCCGGCCTGGCCGCGCGCTGCCAGGGCGTGACCGTCCTGGCAGACGGCGCCTACCTCAACTGCGGCATGGTCGCCCCGCACCGCAAACGCCCCCGACGGGCCCTGCTGCCGGGCGAGGAGGCCGACAACGCCGCCCATCGCAAGGTCCGCGCCCGGGTCGAGCACGTGATCGGCCGGATGAAGAACTACAAGGTCCTCCGCGACTGCCGGCAACACGGCGACGGCCTCCACCACGCCGTCCAGGCCATCTGTCGGCGTACAAGTGAACGTGCACCACCTCGTACGAAAGAGAACGCACCGTTGTTGATGCGCGGAGGGGCTGGAGCCGAAAGTCTGCTGCCGTCGGTTCGGGATCGGCGGAGGGCGGCTAGGCACTGTCCGGCGGATCATGTGACTGTCGGGCTGACTCGTCGTTGTGCTCGGCATGGGGCGGGGTGATCTGACGAATGCGGAGTGGGTGCGGCTGGAGCCGCATCTGCCGGCCGCCGGGCGACGCGGCGGTCGTTGGAGCGATCACCGAAAGATGGTCAACGGGATCCTCTTTCGCGTGCGGACCGGCATACCGTGGCGGGATCTTCCCGAGCGGTTCGGCAGCTGGAAAACCGTCTACGAACGGCACCGCCGCTGGTCGGCGGACGGCACCTGGGACCGGATCCTGCGTGCCGTCCAGGCCGACGCCGACCTGGCCAGCCGGCTCGACTGGACCATGGTCAGCGTCGACTCCACCTCGTGCCGAGCCCATCAGCACGCGGCCGGGGCCCGCAAGAAGGCACCACGCGTCCCGAAAAAAGATCGACGCCCCGAAACCACCGACCCGACGAGGGACTCGGACGGTCCCGGGGCGGCCTGACCTGCAAAATCCACCTCGCCGGTGAGGGAGGTTGCCGCCCGCTGGCCTTCCTGGTGACACCGGGCCAGTGGGGTGACGCACCGCAGATGATCGAGGTCCTGAAACGGATCCGGGTCCACCGCCCTCAGAGCGGCCACCCGCGAACCCGGCCGGACCACGTCGGTGGCGACAAGACACCCCATGCAGCTATCGGGTCAAGCAGCTGCGGTGAGTGGTGATGGTTTGGGTGGGGCGAATGCGATCGCTTCGTTGAACCTCTGGCGGGTGGTCAGGCAGTGGTGGAGCTGGCCGAGCATGCGGTTGAAGAGGTTCCGGAGAGCTGCGTAGTAGCGATCGCCGGTCTTTCGCCGACGGTTGTAGTGGTCGTGGGCGCCGGTTGAGGCAGTGAGTGCGGCGAAAGCCCAGTGCCGGCCGGTTGCGGCCAGGCGGCTGTTCTTGATCCGGCGGTGGCTGACGCGGCGGCTTTTTCCGGACTCGCGGGTCACGGGGGCGCTTCCGGCGTATGCCTTCAGATCGCGGGCTGTGTCGAACCGGGTGCGGTCGTCGCCGATTTCGGCGAGGAGACGGGCGCCGGTCAGCGCGGCGAGCCCCGGGAAACTCGTGATGATTTCCGCGTCGGGGTGCTGGAAGAAGAGTTCCTCGGTGGCGCTTGCCAGCTCGTCACAGGACCTGCAGGCGGCTTCGAGCTGGGCGAGCAAGGCAAGTGTTTGGTGTCCCATCGCCGTTTCCACCAGAGCTGGCTGGCGAAGCCAGGTCCGGCGGAAGACTTCGAGCAGGCGGTCGGTCTCGGCCTCGATCCGGCGCTGGCGGCCGGCCTGCTTGACCACGGCTTTGAGCTTGGTGCGGGCGAGCTTGGCGGCTTGGGCCTGCGTGGGCGCGATCGCCAGGATCGCTCGAGCTTCTCGAGCCAGCAGCTTCTCGCGCTTTTCGGCAAATGCTTCAAGGACTGCCGGGTAGTACTCGCGCAGGTGCGAGCGCAGACGATTGTGTGTCCGAGTGCGGTCCCAGACCGCGTCCTGCTGGGCTCTGGCGAGGACGGCGATCGCCCTGACCAGCTCGGTGTCGTCCGGTAGAGGCCGGTGGAGCTCTGCGTCGGTCCGCAGGATGTTCGCCAGCACGACGGCGTCCTGGTGGTCGGACTTTTTGCGGGAGACGGAATGCCGGTCTCGGTAGCGTGCCACGGCCATGGGGTTGTTCGAGAACACTTGGCGCCCGGAAGCCCGCAGACAGGCCACCATGAGCCCGCGCGAAGTCTCGATCGCGATCGGGATCGGATCGTCGGGGGTGTCTCCGTGTTCGGCCAGCAGACGGAGCAGGTCCTGGAAGCCCGTCGCGTCGTCGCTGACCCTGAGTTTGCCGAGCAGACGAGCGTCGCAGTCAAGCACCGCCACGTCGTGATGGTCTTCGGCCCAGTCGATTCCGCAGGTCACCTGCATGCGCGCCTCTTTTCGATACCTCGCTGACCGCCGGCCTCGAGCCGCGGCAGGACCACTCGGCGACCTAATAGAAGCGCTCGTCGGCGCACCACCCCATCAGCCGTCCGTGGCCCCAGCTGTTCTCAGGCTCCTCGCTCTCGTGAAGAGCTCCACGACTCCGGCTGATCAAGAGGTAGCCCTGGGAACGGCTCGAACCACGGCACGCTACGGCGGTCGACTTGCGAGCGGCAGGGGTCGCGCACGTGTCGCTCTTGTCGAAGCACTCAAGGCGCGGCATACAGCAAGACATCGCGCTCGACCCCTGCCCAGAGCTGATCCAACTCCCAGCCCTCGACGCCTATTAGGCATACAGCTCGCGGCGTAACCGCCGCTACCTGCGCAGACGCCAGATCAAGCACACGATTCCCGAGCCGAAGGACCAGCGAGCCAACCGCAAGCGCCGCGGCAGCAACGGCGGTCGTCCCACCGGCTTCGACAGCGAGATCTACAAGCGCCGCAACGAAGTCGGACGGACGATCAACCGGCTCAAGAACCACCGGGCCGTCGCCACTCGTTACGACAAACGCGCCTACGTCTTCCACGGCACCGTCGCCACCGCCGCGATCCGGCTCTGGCTCAGGGGCTGAGTAGACCTGCTGTCTCAGTCCCCGAGGAACCACAGGTAGAGGTGGTGTCCGTCGAGAACCGTCTGGCTTAGGTCCAGAAGCTCACGCGCGAACTCCTTCGTGACCACGCCGGGAGGCAAACGCGGCACTTCGGCCCGCAGGGTGACCACCTGGCGACTGTTGAAAACAGTGTCCGCATAGGGCAACAGGTGCCCCAGCATCGGAAACGCCGACTGGTCGAGACCCGCCAGCTCCGGCCCCCAGATCACACCGTGCTTGGCGCGAGCTTCGATCGTGCCGACCTCGCTGCGGACCTGGAGACCAATCATGCTTCGAGCCTACGGCTCCAAGATCCGCCGGACAGCACCTAGGCCCTAGGGCGCGTGCCCGAAAGCCCTGCCTGCCCCGCGGTGTCCGGCACACGCGCCCTAGGGCCTGTCCGGCGGATCTTGTCGCGGGCGCGGCGTCTGGCACGCCGACCTGCGGCGTTGTCGTCGGTTGCCGACGCTCCGCGTCGACGCCCTCCTCCGCCTTGCATCTCGACGCACCAGACCCCGCTCACCAGCACAGAAACGCGCGGGCCGACCGACTGCGACCTGATCCGCCGGACAGGCCCTAGCGCCCGATCTCCCTGCGTGACACGCGGCGCAGCCTGCGCCGCTGGGACGGGTCGAGCATCAGGTAGGCCACGGTGGGCACGCCCAGCACGATGAGCAGGGCCGCCCACCAGGGCAGCCAGATCAGCAGGATGATCCCGGCCGCCACGCCTCCCACGGCGATCTTCGTGTTCCTCGACATGTGTCTGGCCTCCTTCGGGGCGGCTCGCCCTCGGATGAGTGGAACGGGCTCGCCTCTGCTGTGAGAAACGGGCCCGCGTCGTCCACGGTTCCTGTGGACGACCCTGAGATGTCCCTGATGCCGCGCCACCACGGGCGCCCCGGAGGGGGCGCCCTGCGCGCGGGGGCGGCTCAGATGTCGGCCCGCAGCGGCTCTCCCACTTCATACATGTGCCGCAGTGCCTGGCGGTAGGAGTCGATGAGCCCGGTCTCGGTGAAGGGGATGCCGACCTTCCGGCAGTGCGCCTTGACCAGGGGCTGCGCGAGGCGCAGGTGGGGGCGGGGCATGCTGGGGAACAGGTGGTGCTCGATCTGGTAGTTGAGGCCGCCGAGGAACCAGTCGGTCAGAGCGCCGCCCTTGATGTTGCGCGAGGTGAGGACCTGGCGGCGCAGATGCCCCCACTTGTCGCCGTCGGGGTCGGGCATCTCCATGCCCTTGTGGTTGGGCGCGAAGGCCATCCCCAGGTGCAGCCCGAACAGCGCCTGGTGCAGTGCGGCGAAGGCGAGGGCGTGGCCGAGGGGCATGAGCGTCAGCAGCAGGGTGACGTAGCCGACGACATGGGTGACGAGGAGCGCGCCCTCGACCAGGCGCTCGCGTCCGCTCTGGCGGCGCAGGTCCTGGAAGCCCGACACCTTCAGGGCCAGGCCCTCCAGGAGCGTGAGCGGGAAGAACAGCCAGGCCTGGTGGCGGGTGAGCCAGCCGCGGAAACCGGTGCGCGCGGCGGCCTGCCCGCTGGTGAAGACGAGGACGTCGGCGGCGACGTCGGGATCCTTGTCGATGTGGTTCGGGTTCGCGTGGTGGCGGTTGTGTTTCTGGTTCCACCAGGAGTAGCTCATGCCGAGCAGCAGATTGCCGTGGACGAGACCGATCACGCGGCTCACGGAGCGGTTCGTCGTGATCTGGGAGTGGCCGGCGTCGTGCCCGATGAACGCGGTGCGCGCGCCGAGGACGGCGAGGACGGGGGCGAGCGCCAGCACCCACCAGGAGCCGCCGATGAGTGCCACACCTGTCACCACGGCCGCGAGAGCGAGGGCGTTGCCCGCGATGGTGCGCACGTACCAGCCGGAGCGCCGGTCGAGCAGCCCCTGACCCTTGACATCCCTCAGCAGAGGGGTGAATTCGCTGCTCGTGTCGGGCGGGGACGGCGGTGCGGCGACGGCAAGCGGCATGGCTGTTCTCCGGTCTGTGGTGGGCGGCGGCGAAGCGGCGGGCTACGCGTCGGCCCGACACCGAAGAACGTACGGAGCAGGGGCCTTCGGCAGCCATGGCGCCACCACCCGACCGGCACCGGGGGCAGGCCCACCGCGAGCGGGGGGTTAGCCACACCCTTAAGGGTTGGGTGATTCAGGTCACGACTGGAGGGTGTCCGTCCGGCGGGTCGCGCGGTGTACCCTCGGCGCCTCCAGAGCGGGTAGTCAAATTTGATGACTAAATCGGATGACCTTCGTGTCCGATGCCTTCGAGACAGTCCGATGCCTTCGAGACGGAAGAACGAGGAAGCAGCCATCTCCGAGCACACGCATCCCGCACCCACACCCGCCGAGACGGCGGAACTCGTCCGCTGCTGTGCCCTGTTCCTGCCCGCCGATCCGGCGCGCGCCTCGACCGTCGCCTTCTGGCACCCCGACGGCGACGAGGTGCCGCTGCCGGCGGCGGGCTCCCGGGTCCAGGTGCCCCTGGTGCTGCCCGGCGAGCAATTGACGGTGCCCGCCGTGGCCCTGCCGGTGCGGGCCGCGCTTCCGGTGCTCACACGCGCGCGGGCGGCCGCGCACGCCGATCCGACGACGGCCTTCTGGGGTGCCGCCGCCCTCCTGGCACTGCAACTCGCCGCCCGAGGACTGCTGTTGCCCGGACTGAGCGCCGAGGAGCACGACGCCTGGCGGTCGGGCCCGTTGAGCGCGGAGGATCTGGAGCGGGTGCGCGAGCTGGCCGCCGCGATGCCGCCGCAGGCGCACGCCGTCCCGCTGGAGGGGTACGAGCCGCCCCGGCTGCACGCCCCGGAGCGCCTGCTGCGGGCCTTCCTGGACGCGGTGGCCGACACGCTGCCGCGCTCCCCCGCCGCGCCGGCGGCCGCCGGGTCGGCCGTGTTCGCCGCGCGGAGTCCGCGCCGGGCGCCCGAGCTGCGTCCGTGGGCGGCGGACGTCGCGGCCGGGCACGACGCCGGGGTGCGGATCTCCCTGCGGGTGGAGGTGCTGGGTCTGGGGCAGGCCGACGACGAGGACGCGCGACCGGCGTTCCGGGCCGTGCCGCAGCTGCACAGCGTCGCCGATCCCACGCTGATGGCGGACGCGGCGGAGGTGTGGGCGGGCGGCGGCCCGGCGGCGCGGGCCTTCGGCGCACGGGCCCGGATGGACGCGCTGCTGGCACTGAGGCGCGCCTCGCGCGCGTGGGCACCGCTCGCCCCGCTGCTGTCGGCCGCCGTCCCCGACGCCGTCGAGCTGGCCGACGAGGAGGTCACCGAGCTGCTCGGGGACGGGGCGCGCGCCCTGTCGGCGGCGGGCGTCGAGGTCCACTGGCCGAAGGAACTCGCCCGGAAGCTGACGGCACGCGCGGTGATCGGGCCGCCCGACGGGGCCGGCGGGGACCGGCTCGCGTCGGCCGCGCCGTCGTTCCTGTCCGCCGACGCGCTGCTCGCGTTCGACTGGTGGTTCGCCCTCGGGGACCAGGAGTTGAGCCGTGCCGAGCTGGACCGGCTCGCCGAGGCGAACCGGCCGGTGGTGCGGCTGCGCGACCAATGGGTACTGATCGATCCGGACGAGGCGCGGCGCGCCCGCGCCCATCAGGACCGCAAGATCACCCCGGTCGACGCGCTGAGCGCCGTTCTGACGGGCTCGACGGAGGTGGACGGCCGCCGGGTCGAGGTACGCCCGACGGGCTGGCTGGAGGGGCTGCGGGACCGGCTGGCGGACCCCGAGGGGGCGGATCCGGGCCAGCGGATCGAGCAGCCCGCCGCGCTCGCCGCCGAACTCCGCGACTACCAGCTGCGCGGCCTGAACTGGCTGGCCCGGATGACCTCGCTGGGCCTGGGGGCCTGTCTCGCCGACGACATGGGCCTCGGCAAGACGATCACGCTCATCGCGCTGCACCTGCACCGGCAGTCGGCGCCCGAGACCGCGGGCCCGACCCTGGTGGTGTGCCCGACCTCCCTGATGGGCAACTGGCAGCGCGAGATCGAGAGGTTCGCGCCGGGCACCCCGGTGCGCCGGTTCCACGGCGGTCGCCGGTCCCTGGAGGACCTGGCGGACGGCGAGTTCGTCCTCACCACGTACGGGACGATGCGCCTCGACGCCGCCCAACTGGCCGCCGTGTCCTGGGGCATGGTCGTCACCGACGAGGCCCAGCACGTGAAGAACCCCTTCTCGGCGACGGCGAGGGAACTGCGCACCATCGGCGCACGCGCGCGTGTGGCGCTCACCGGCACCCCCGTGGAGAACAACCTCTCCGAGCTGTGGGCGATCCTCGACTGGACCACCCCCGGTCTGCTGGGCAGACTCGGCACCTTCCGCACGCGGTACGCGCAGGCCGTCGAGGGCGGCAAGGATCCCGCGGCCGCCGAACGCCTCGCCCGTTTGGTGCGGCCCTTCCTGCTGCGGCGCCGCAAGTCGGATCCGGGCATCGCGCCCGAACTGCCGCCCAAGACCGAGACCGACCGGGCGGTGTCGCTGACCAAGGAGCAGACGGGCCTGTACGAGGCCGTGGTGCGCGAGACGCTGGCGGAGATCTCGGGCGCCGAGGGGTTCGAGCGGCGCGGTCTCGTCGTCAAACTGCTGACGGCCCTGAAGCAGATCTGCAACCACCCGGCGCAGTACCTCAAGGAGGACCGGCCGCGCATCGCCGGCCGCTCCGGGAAGCTGGAGCTGCTGGACGAACTCCTGGACACGATCCTCGCCGAGGACGCGGGCGTGCTGGTCTTCACGCAGTACGTGCAGATGGCCCGCCTGGTGGAGCGGCACCTGGCGGACCGCGGCATCGCGAGCCAGTTCCTGCACGGCGGCACCCCGGTCGCGCGGCGCGAGGACATGGTGCGGCGCTTCCAGGACGGCGAGGTGCCCGTCTTCCTGCTCTCCCTGAAGGCGGCCGGTACGGGTCTCAATCTCACGCGCGCGGAACACGTCGTGCACTACGACCGCTGGTGGAACCCGGCCGTCGAGGCCCAGGCCACCGACCGCGCGTACCGGATCGGGCAGACGCGCCCCGTCCAGGTGCACCGGCTGATCACGGAGGGCACGATCGAGGACCGCATCGCCGAGATGCTCGTCCGCAAGCGGGAGCTGGCGGACGCCGTGCTGGGGGCGGGCGAGGCGGCTCTCACCGAGCTCAGCGATGCCGAACTGGCCGATCTGGTGGAACTGCGAGGGGGATCCCGATGAGCGACCCGTACCCGTACGAGGACCAGGAGGCGTTCGACGAGGCCGCCGACGCCCGGGAGCGCGTCTTCGCCGCCCTGCCTCCCGCTCAGGGCCGGGGCTTCGCGGTCACCTGGTGGGGCCGGGCCTGGCTGAAGGCCCTGGAGGACACCGCCCTCGAACTGGCCCAGCTCAAAGCGGGCCGCAGGCTGGCACGGGCCGGGGCGGTCGGCGCGGTGTCGGTGCGGCCGGGGCGGATCACCGCCGTCGTACGGGACCGCGGCGGCGCGCTGCACCGGTCCGACGTGCTGCTGCACCAGCTGGACGGCGACGACTGGGACCGCCTCCTGGACATGGCCGTCGAGCGGTCGGGGTACATCGCCGCGCTCCTCGACCGTGAGATGCCGCCGCACCTGGTGGAGGACGCGGCGGCGGCCGGTGTGGAACTCCTGCCGGGGATCGGCGACTTGGAGCCGCGGTGCGACTGTGACGCGTGGGACCACTGCGCGCACACGACCGCGCTGAGCTATCAGGTGGCCCGGCTGCTCGACCAGGATCCGTTCGTGCTGCTTCTGCTGCGCGGGCGGGACGAGCGGTCCCTGCTGGACGAGCTCCAGGTGCGCAGCGCGGCCGCCGCCGACCCCGCGCCGTCCGGCCGGGAGGACGGCGCGGCCGAGGGTGTGGACGCCGCGGACGCCTACGCGTCGGCGTTCGTCCTGCCGCCGCTGCCCACGCCGCCGTCCCTGCCGGCCGAGCCCGGGCTGCCGCCGGTCCTGGACACCGAGACGGCGCCGCCCGGGGACACGGACGTCGACGCGCTGGAGTTCCTGGCGGCGCAGGCCGCCGCCGAGGCCCACCGGCTGCTCGCCGACGCCGTCGCCACCGGCCATCAGCAGCGTCCCGTGCCGGAGGAGCTGACGCCCTCGGCGGATGCCGCGCGGCTGGCCGCGGCGGCGCCGCCGGAGCACATCGCCGTCCGGCTCGCGCGCGCGACGGGCCGGGACCGGGAGGGTCTCGCGCTGGCGGCCCGCGCCTGGGAGTACGGGGGCGTCGCCGCTCTGACCGTCCTGGAGGACGCCTGGACTCCCGACGCGAAGAGTGCGGCACGCGCGCGTGCCGCGCTGGATGCGGCGTGGGAGGAGGACGAGCGGCCGGCGCTCAAGGGCTCGCGTGGGCGCTGGACGGTCTCGGACGGGGCCGGCCAGCTGCGGCTGGGGCGCGACGGGCGGTGGTGGCCGTACCGCAAGGAGCGGGGCCGCTGGGCCCCCGCGGGGCCCGCCGCCTCAGACCCGGCGGCGGCGCTCGCCACCGCGCTGGGCACCGGCCAGGGCTGAGGACGGGCAGGCCACGGCACCTGCCGCGCGACCGGCATGGAGTAGTCCGACGGGACGAACGGCGCGCGGCGGGTGATCGTGAATGAACCTCCCTGCGACGGGGAGGTCCACTCAGCCGGGGGGCGACCAGAAGGCGCAGGCTCATGGCCACTTTGTGCAGACCCGCTGTCTCCGTGCCCGAACACGTCATCACCATGGAAGAGACGCTCGCTCTGGCACGCTCCCACCACGCCGACCACCCGCAACTTCCGCTGGCGCTCCGCCTGATCGAGAACACGGGCGTACAGACCCGGCACCTCGTGCAGCCCATCGAGGAGACGCTGAAGCACCCCGGGTTCGAGGACCGCAACACGCTCTACCAGGCGGAGGCCAAGGCCCGGGTGCCCGCCGTGGTGCGGCGGGCGCTGGACGACGCGCAGCTCAGGGCCGCCGACATCGACGTGATCATCTATGTGTCCTGCACGGGCTTCATGATGCCGTCGCTGACCGCGTGGCTGATCAACGAGATGGACTTCTCCAGCGACACCCGCCAGATACCGATAGCGCAGCTGGGCTGCGCCGCGGGCGGCGCGGCGGTGAACCGGGCGCACGACTTCTGCACGGCCTACCCGGAGGCGAACGCGCTGATCGTGGCCTGCGAGTTCTGCTCCCTGTGCTACCAGCCGACCGACCTGGGCATCGGCTCGCTGCTGTCGAACGGGCTGTTCGGCGACGGGGTCGCGGCGGCCGTGGTGCGCGGGCGCGGCGGAACGGGCATCACCCTGGAGCGCAACGGCTCGTACCTCATCCCGAAGACCGAGGACTGGATCGCGTACGACGTCCGTGCCACCGGGTTCCACTTCCTGCTCGACAAGCGGGTGCCGACCACGATGGAGCCGCTCGCTCCGGCGCTCCAGGAGCTGGCGGGACTGCACGGCTGGAACGCCTCTGAGCTGGACTTCTACATCATTCACGCGGGCGGCCCGCGCATCCTGGACGACCTCAGCAAGTTCCTCCAGGTCCCGCCGAACGCGTTCCGCTTCAGCCGGGCCACGCTCACGGAGTACGGCAACATCGCCAGTGCCGTGGTCCTGGACGCGTTGCGCCGGCTCTTCGACGAGGGCGGCGCGCACGACACGGCCCGCGGCATGCTCGCCGGGTTCGGCCCCGGGATCACCGCCGAGATGTCGCTGGGCCGCTGGCAGCGCTCGGACGACCGTGAGCCGCTCGTGGAGGCCGTCGTATGACCGACATGACCGAGGAG is a genomic window containing:
- a CDS encoding SWF or SNF family helicase, with protein sequence MSDPYPYEDQEAFDEAADARERVFAALPPAQGRGFAVTWWGRAWLKALEDTALELAQLKAGRRLARAGAVGAVSVRPGRITAVVRDRGGALHRSDVLLHQLDGDDWDRLLDMAVERSGYIAALLDREMPPHLVEDAAAAGVELLPGIGDLEPRCDCDAWDHCAHTTALSYQVARLLDQDPFVLLLLRGRDERSLLDELQVRSAAAADPAPSGREDGAAEGVDAADAYASAFVLPPLPTPPSLPAEPGLPPVLDTETAPPGDTDVDALEFLAAQAAAEAHRLLADAVATGHQQRPVPEELTPSADAARLAAAAPPEHIAVRLARATGRDREGLALAARAWEYGGVAALTVLEDAWTPDAKSAARARAALDAAWEEDERPALKGSRGRWTVSDGAGQLRLGRDGRWWPYRKERGRWAPAGPAASDPAAALATALGTGQG
- a CDS encoding type III polyketide synthase, which translates into the protein MATLCRPAVSVPEHVITMEETLALARSHHADHPQLPLALRLIENTGVQTRHLVQPIEETLKHPGFEDRNTLYQAEAKARVPAVVRRALDDAQLRAADIDVIIYVSCTGFMMPSLTAWLINEMDFSSDTRQIPIAQLGCAAGGAAVNRAHDFCTAYPEANALIVACEFCSLCYQPTDLGIGSLLSNGLFGDGVAAAVVRGRGGTGITLERNGSYLIPKTEDWIAYDVRATGFHFLLDKRVPTTMEPLAPALQELAGLHGWNASELDFYIIHAGGPRILDDLSKFLQVPPNAFRFSRATLTEYGNIASAVVLDALRRLFDEGGAHDTARGMLAGFGPGITAEMSLGRWQRSDDREPLVEAVV